In one window of Prevotella sp. E13-17 DNA:
- a CDS encoding DUF4292 domain-containing protein, translating to MKLSNYAKVVILAAPLLLTACHSKKQMVNSATPQPTESLAQTEILTKVAENSQAPQFVSSKVKFSIEIGPQQVSLTGNLRIKRDDVIRLQLMAFGFVEAGRIEFTKDYVLIMDRINKMYMRAPYNYIDFLRNNGMNFYTLQALFYNELFKPGEKAISAKNMKGYQMVMSDEDAIISLEKDRMSYSWLANPTNGQIKIANIMYRDSYKGNTQLTWEYLGFKPLAQTHFPSDMKITLTAPNKQVKMDMKFNNLGTNSDWETRTTISNKYREVDAEEILRRIMAL from the coding sequence ATGAAACTATCCAACTACGCAAAAGTGGTCATCCTGGCAGCACCGCTGCTGTTGACCGCCTGTCATTCGAAGAAGCAAATGGTCAACAGTGCAACGCCTCAGCCCACCGAAAGTCTTGCACAGACCGAGATTCTGACAAAAGTAGCTGAGAACTCACAAGCCCCACAGTTTGTCAGTTCTAAAGTGAAGTTCTCCATTGAGATAGGACCTCAACAGGTATCACTGACGGGCAACCTGCGCATCAAGCGCGACGACGTGATACGCCTGCAACTGATGGCCTTCGGCTTTGTTGAGGCAGGACGGATCGAGTTCACCAAGGACTATGTATTGATTATGGACCGCATCAACAAGATGTATATGCGTGCACCATATAACTACATTGACTTCCTGCGCAACAATGGCATGAACTTCTATACGCTGCAGGCTCTGTTCTACAACGAACTGTTCAAGCCCGGAGAGAAAGCCATCAGCGCCAAGAACATGAAGGGCTACCAGATGGTGATGAGCGATGAGGATGCCATCATATCCTTGGAAAAAGACAGAATGAGCTATAGCTGGCTGGCCAACCCGACAAACGGCCAAATCAAGATTGCAAATATCATGTATCGCGACAGCTACAAAGGTAACACTCAGCTCACTTGGGAGTATCTGGGCTTCAAGCCTCTGGCACAGACACACTTCCCCAGCGACATGAAGATCACGCTGACAGCACCCAACAAACAGGTGAAGATGGACATGAAGTTCAACAACCTGGGCACCAACAGCGACTGGGAGACACGCACCACCATCAGCAATAAATACCGCGAGGTGGATGCCGAAGAGATACTGCGCCGCATCATGGCATTATAA
- a CDS encoding tetratricopeptide repeat protein: MKKTICILAAFLCCLGSTAQTDTMRQYDICFHEAMLQRQKGHHDAAFDLLQRCLELNPKASETYYFLAQYYAEMKAPDKAIEHFKHATELEPANKTYMETLAHAYISKQKYTDAIDVLERMYATDKSRQDFLEMLYQLYLKEKDFEKAIDVLDRMEAIDGKSERISLAKSGLYFQMSDHEKALEEIKALSDQYPNDLNYRTIYANTLLANGDNEQAYDVLMKILKEEPDHVKAQQTLRNYFISMEDATAVDSLTRCILLNPKASTDDKVMQLRQLISENEQTGGDSTQILALFDSMLDVPQPDADIAEMKAAYMDLKQMPRDSITKALERVLTLAPDRASARLHLVQYAWEDEDKDRIISLCQAARQYNPEEMAFYYYQGIAYFNKGDTDHALEAFQNGISVINEESSTEIVSDFYAVMGDIFFQKMREREAFAAYDSCLQWKPDNIGCLNNYAYYLSLKGIRLDEAEQMSYKTIKAEPKNATYLDTYAWILFMQQRYAEARIYIDQALQNDTLIGAVLKEHAGDIYIMNGDTEGALKMWKEALEHDPKNKVLIRKIKRKKYIKQ, encoded by the coding sequence ATGAAAAAGACAATATGCATACTGGCTGCTTTTCTTTGCTGCCTGGGCTCAACGGCCCAGACCGACACCATGCGTCAGTATGACATCTGCTTCCACGAAGCAATGCTACAGAGACAAAAGGGGCATCATGATGCAGCCTTCGACCTGCTGCAACGCTGTTTGGAACTAAACCCGAAAGCCTCAGAAACGTATTATTTCCTGGCGCAATACTATGCAGAGATGAAAGCGCCCGACAAGGCTATCGAACACTTTAAGCATGCCACAGAACTGGAACCTGCCAACAAAACCTACATGGAGACACTGGCACATGCTTATATCTCTAAACAGAAATACACCGATGCTATCGACGTATTGGAACGGATGTATGCAACGGACAAGAGCAGACAGGACTTCTTGGAAATGCTCTATCAACTGTATCTGAAAGAGAAGGATTTCGAAAAGGCCATCGATGTGCTCGACCGTATGGAGGCCATTGATGGCAAATCGGAACGCATCTCGCTGGCAAAGAGTGGACTGTACTTCCAGATGAGCGACCATGAGAAAGCACTGGAGGAAATCAAGGCTCTGTCTGACCAATACCCCAACGATCTGAACTATCGCACCATCTATGCCAACACGCTGTTGGCTAACGGCGACAACGAACAGGCATACGACGTGCTGATGAAGATCCTAAAGGAAGAGCCCGACCATGTCAAAGCTCAACAGACGCTGCGCAACTACTTTATCAGCATGGAGGATGCCACGGCAGTTGATTCGCTGACACGCTGCATCCTGCTGAACCCAAAAGCAAGCACCGACGACAAAGTGATGCAACTGCGGCAGCTGATCAGTGAAAACGAACAGACCGGAGGCGACAGCACACAGATTTTAGCACTCTTTGACTCCATGCTCGACGTGCCTCAGCCCGATGCAGACATCGCTGAGATGAAAGCGGCATACATGGACTTGAAGCAGATGCCACGCGACTCTATCACGAAAGCGCTGGAGCGAGTGCTGACCTTGGCACCCGACCGGGCTTCGGCTCGTCTGCATCTGGTGCAGTATGCCTGGGAGGATGAAGACAAAGACCGCATCATAAGCCTGTGTCAGGCCGCTCGGCAATACAACCCCGAAGAGATGGCTTTCTACTACTATCAGGGCATTGCCTACTTCAACAAGGGCGACACCGACCACGCACTGGAAGCTTTCCAAAACGGCATCAGCGTGATTAACGAAGAGAGCTCTACGGAAATCGTTTCGGATTTCTATGCCGTCATGGGCGATATTTTCTTCCAAAAGATGCGCGAACGGGAGGCCTTTGCTGCCTACGACTCCTGTCTGCAGTGGAAACCTGACAACATCGGCTGTCTGAACAACTATGCTTATTACCTTAGTTTGAAAGGTATCCGACTGGACGAAGCTGAGCAAATGAGCTATAAGACCATCAAAGCGGAGCCAAAAAATGCCACCTATCTGGACACGTATGCCTGGATCTTATTCATGCAGCAGCGATACGCTGAAGCGCGCATCTACATAGACCAGGCTTTGCAGAACGACACCTTGATTGGGGCCGTGCTGAAAGAGCATGCCGGCGACATCTACATCATGAATGGCGATACGGAAGGGGCGCTGAAGATGTGGAAAGAGGCATTGGAACATGATCCGAAGAACAAAGTTCTTATCAGAAAGATAAAACGAAAAAAATACATCAAACAATGA
- the dut gene encoding dUTP diphosphatase — protein MKIQVVNKGHQQLPAYATTLSAGMDLRANIDAPIELKPLERKLIPTGLHIALPAGYEAQVRPRSGLALKKGITVLNSPGTIDADYRGEIGVLLINLSQEPFVINDGERIAQMVIARHETAEFIEVEVLDETERGEGGYGHTGVK, from the coding sequence ATGAAGATTCAAGTCGTCAACAAAGGACACCAACAACTTCCCGCCTATGCCACCACACTGAGTGCAGGCATGGACCTACGTGCCAATATCGACGCTCCCATCGAGCTGAAACCATTGGAGCGCAAGCTGATTCCCACGGGTCTGCACATCGCACTGCCCGCAGGATACGAGGCACAGGTAAGACCTCGCAGCGGACTGGCACTCAAGAAGGGCATCACGGTTCTGAACTCGCCCGGCACCATCGATGCCGACTATCGTGGCGAGATTGGAGTTTTGCTCATCAACCTATCGCAAGAGCCTTTCGTCATCAATGATGGCGAACGCATTGCACAAATGGTGATTGCACGTCACGAAACAGCCGAATTCATCGAGGTTGAAGTGCTCGACGAGACTGAACGTGGCGAAGGTGGATATGGACATACCGGCGTGAAATGA
- the dgt gene encoding dGTP triphosphohydrolase, producing the protein MNWEKLISNCRLGQEHRHLERHDDRTEFKRDYDRLIFSAPFRRLQNKTQVFPLPGSIFVHNRLTHSLEVASVGMSLGNDVASALLARGEQGTFIGEIGQIVATACLAHDLGNPPFGHSGEKAIQTFFTEGKGAYLQEKVSPEFWSDITRFDGNANAFRLLTHSFKGRRKGGFAMTYSTLASIVKYPYPSCAAKKNKFGFFTPEHDDYVTVAQMLGIPRLTTADGAERWARYPLVYLVEAADDICYEIMDLEDAYKLKILNLAEAKELMLSFFDETGQNHIMKRVEEELLYDPNEQIQYLRACVIGLLEHECYQAFMKHEDEILEGTFQGSLIEHISEVPRQAYIHCAEVSKSRIYRSKPVLDVELSGYRIMATLMELMVEAIEHPDRYYSQQLIGRVSSQYEIEHEDLEVRLMAVIDYISGMTDVYALDVYQKICGISLPII; encoded by the coding sequence ATGAATTGGGAAAAACTTATCTCTAACTGTAGGCTCGGACAAGAACATCGGCATCTTGAACGTCATGATGACCGTACGGAGTTTAAACGTGACTATGACCGACTGATATTTTCGGCTCCCTTCCGTCGGTTGCAGAACAAGACCCAGGTGTTTCCTTTGCCCGGCAGTATCTTTGTGCACAACCGACTGACTCATTCGCTCGAGGTGGCCAGTGTCGGTATGTCGCTGGGCAACGATGTTGCCAGTGCTCTATTGGCGCGAGGCGAGCAGGGCACTTTCATCGGTGAAATCGGTCAGATTGTGGCCACAGCTTGTCTGGCGCACGATTTGGGCAACCCGCCTTTTGGCCATTCTGGCGAGAAGGCCATCCAAACGTTTTTCACGGAGGGTAAAGGTGCTTATCTGCAGGAGAAAGTGTCGCCCGAATTCTGGTCAGACATTACTCGCTTTGATGGTAATGCCAATGCCTTTCGTCTGCTCACCCACAGTTTTAAAGGCCGACGGAAGGGTGGCTTTGCTATGACCTATAGCACGTTGGCGTCTATCGTGAAATACCCGTATCCATCGTGTGCTGCCAAGAAAAATAAGTTTGGCTTCTTCACCCCCGAGCACGATGACTATGTGACGGTGGCGCAGATGTTGGGCATTCCTCGTCTGACCACAGCCGATGGCGCAGAGCGATGGGCTCGCTATCCGCTGGTCTATCTTGTCGAGGCTGCCGATGACATCTGCTATGAGATTATGGATCTTGAGGATGCCTATAAGCTGAAGATTCTGAACCTTGCTGAAGCCAAGGAACTTATGCTTTCTTTCTTCGATGAAACGGGGCAAAATCATATCATGAAGCGCGTCGAGGAGGAACTGCTCTACGACCCCAATGAACAAATACAATATCTGCGTGCCTGCGTCATCGGACTGCTTGAACATGAGTGCTATCAGGCGTTTATGAAGCACGAGGACGAGATTTTGGAAGGCACTTTCCAAGGGTCGCTTATCGAGCATATTTCAGAGGTGCCCCGCCAAGCTTATATCCATTGTGCTGAGGTGTCGAAGAGTCGCATCTATCGCAGTAAACCCGTGCTGGATGTGGAATTGTCGGGTTATCGTATCATGGCAACATTGATGGAGTTGATGGTGGAAGCGATTGAGCATCCTGACCGTTACTATTCGCAGCAGCTCATAGGCAGGGTGTCGAGTCAGTACGAGATTGAGCATGAAGACCTGGAGGTTCGCCTCATGGCTGTCATCGATTATATCAGTGGTATGACTGATGTCTATGCCCTTGATGTCTATCAGAAGATTTGCGGCATCTCGTTGCCAATCATATAA
- a CDS encoding GNAT family N-acetyltransferase translates to MVQPIIDPIPVEVLKSELTPERQLRMTNKSNNLIYVITAHQAPNVMREIGRLREIAFREAGGGTGKEVDIDEFDTCENCYKQLIVWNPEAEEIIGGYRYLEGTKWDIDSNGQPHLATSHMFHFSEKFLKEYMPYTIELGRSFVSLPYQSSKMGAKSLFALDNLWDGLGALTVIMPNVKYFFGKMTMYPSYIREGRDMILYFLKKHFDDKEKLVIPMKPLKIDADEKALAQLFCKDTFKEDYKILNREIRKLGYNIPPLVNAYMSLSPTMKLFGTAINYGFGDVEETGILIAMDEILEEKRVRHIDSFIKEHPEALKITSGANKVIYKEKN, encoded by the coding sequence ATGGTACAACCGATTATTGATCCAATACCCGTCGAAGTACTCAAGAGTGAACTCACTCCCGAGCGCCAATTGCGCATGACCAACAAAAGCAACAATCTTATATACGTCATCACGGCACACCAAGCACCAAACGTGATGCGCGAAATAGGACGTCTGCGTGAAATAGCCTTTCGCGAAGCGGGAGGCGGCACCGGCAAGGAGGTTGACATCGACGAGTTCGACACCTGCGAGAACTGCTACAAACAGCTCATCGTCTGGAATCCGGAGGCCGAAGAGATCATCGGTGGTTACCGTTATCTGGAGGGCACCAAGTGGGATATAGACAGCAACGGCCAGCCCCATTTGGCCACCAGCCACATGTTCCACTTCTCTGAAAAATTCCTCAAGGAATACATGCCCTACACCATTGAACTGGGACGCTCGTTTGTCAGTCTTCCCTATCAGAGCTCGAAGATGGGTGCGAAGAGTCTGTTTGCACTCGACAATCTGTGGGATGGACTCGGTGCGCTAACCGTCATCATGCCCAACGTGAAATATTTCTTCGGCAAGATGACCATGTATCCCTCTTACATCCGCGAGGGGCGCGACATGATTCTTTATTTCCTGAAGAAGCATTTCGACGATAAAGAGAAGCTTGTCATCCCGATGAAACCGCTTAAAATTGATGCTGATGAGAAGGCTTTAGCACAACTGTTTTGCAAAGATACCTTTAAAGAGGACTATAAAATACTGAACCGCGAGATTCGCAAACTGGGCTACAACATTCCTCCATTGGTAAATGCCTATATGAGTCTCTCGCCCACCATGAAACTTTTCGGCACCGCCATCAACTATGGCTTTGGCGACGTGGAAGAGACTGGCATCTTAATAGCCATGGACGAGATTCTTGAAGAAAAGCGCGTGCGCCACATCGACTCTTTCATCAAGGAGCACCCCGAGGCACTGAAAATCACCAGTGGTGCCAACAAAGTCATCTATAAGGAAAAGAACTAA
- a CDS encoding 1-acyl-sn-glycerol-3-phosphate acyltransferase — protein sequence MEKTIDIDKVLKGKMGSKARWVPSPLVWWLKHIVHEDQINQFLWSARDLQGTPWLKAAIDFLNVKIVVKGLENLPAKDDPKRYTFVSNHPLGGIDGIAIGSVIGEHYDDNFRYLVNDLLMNLPGLAPLCIPINKTGKQSRNFPAMIEAGFKADTHILMFPAGLCSRKRNGVICDLEWKKTFITKSIETHRDVIPIHFDGQNSNFFYRLSNISDRYVKKVNIAMLFLADEMFKNTGNTFTITFGKPIAWESFNNDKTPMEWAKTVKKQVYELAP from the coding sequence ATGGAGAAGACCATCGATATTGACAAGGTACTAAAAGGCAAAATGGGCAGCAAAGCCCGTTGGGTGCCAAGTCCGCTCGTCTGGTGGCTGAAGCACATCGTTCACGAAGACCAAATCAATCAATTCCTTTGGAGCGCTCGCGACCTGCAAGGCACGCCATGGCTGAAGGCAGCCATTGACTTCCTGAACGTAAAAATCGTGGTGAAAGGGTTAGAGAACCTGCCTGCTAAAGATGATCCTAAGCGCTACACCTTTGTGAGCAATCATCCATTGGGCGGTATCGACGGCATAGCCATAGGCTCTGTGATTGGTGAGCACTACGACGACAACTTCAGGTATTTGGTCAACGACCTGCTGATGAACCTGCCTGGTTTGGCGCCATTATGTATCCCCATCAACAAAACCGGCAAACAGTCGCGCAACTTCCCCGCCATGATCGAGGCAGGCTTCAAGGCCGACACACACATCTTGATGTTCCCTGCCGGTCTTTGCTCGCGCAAGCGGAATGGAGTCATTTGCGACCTTGAGTGGAAGAAGACATTCATCACCAAGAGCATTGAAACGCACCGTGATGTCATCCCCATCCACTTCGACGGACAGAACAGCAATTTCTTCTACCGTCTTTCGAACATCAGCGACCGTTACGTCAAGAAGGTGAACATAGCCATGCTTTTCCTTGCCGACGAGATGTTCAAGAACACTGGCAACACATTTACCATCACCTTCGGCAAACCCATCGCCTGGGAATCGTTCAACAACGACAAGACACCAATGGAATGGGCTAAAACAGTCAAAAAACAAGTTTACGAATTAGCACCTTAA